A genomic window from Candidatus Binatus sp. includes:
- a CDS encoding enoyl-CoA hydratase-related protein, giving the protein MKVIFEKKGPVAYVTINRPEVLNACDFETYGRLTEIWLEFSADPSLRVAIFTGAGERAFCAGSDIKSNYVEKRGRENGKPPYPVMLALTKPIIAAINGHANGGGLEQALACDIRVAAEHAQFGLGEVRLGWLPGGGGTQRLPRLIPLGRALEMLYTGKRIDAAEALRLGLVDYVVPMPRLISRCEEIAAEICKSAPLAVQRIKEVALRGLDLPLAEGLKLEQQGYQWLTQTEDADEGARAFAEKRPPTWKGR; this is encoded by the coding sequence ATGAAAGTAATTTTCGAGAAGAAGGGCCCGGTCGCATACGTCACCATCAACCGGCCGGAGGTGCTGAACGCGTGCGACTTCGAGACTTACGGGCGGCTCACTGAAATCTGGCTCGAGTTCAGCGCGGACCCGTCGTTGCGCGTCGCGATCTTCACCGGCGCCGGCGAGCGCGCTTTCTGCGCGGGCAGCGATATCAAATCCAACTACGTTGAAAAGCGCGGCCGAGAAAACGGCAAACCGCCGTACCCCGTGATGCTCGCGCTGACCAAGCCGATCATCGCCGCGATCAACGGCCACGCCAACGGCGGCGGCCTGGAACAGGCGCTCGCGTGCGATATTCGCGTCGCCGCGGAGCACGCGCAATTCGGCCTCGGCGAAGTGCGGCTCGGATGGCTGCCGGGCGGCGGCGGCACTCAACGATTACCGCGATTGATCCCGCTCGGGCGCGCGCTCGAGATGCTCTACACCGGCAAGCGGATTGACGCCGCGGAGGCGCTGCGCCTCGGTCTCGTCGATTACGTCGTTCCGATGCCGCGACTGATCTCGCGATGCGAAGAAATCGCCGCCGAGATTTGCAAAAGCGCGCCGCTCGCCGTGCAGCGAATCAAGGAAGTCGCGCTGCGAGGCCTCGATCTGCCGCTCGCCGAAGGACTCAAGCTAGAGCAGCAGGGCTACCAGTGGCTGACCCAAACCGAAGACGCGGACGAAGGCGCGCGCGCGTTCGCCGAGAAGCGTCCACCCACCTGGAAGGGCAGGTAG
- a CDS encoding HigA family addiction module antitoxin, protein MAARKKKLSPIFPGEILLEDYLRPAGITVNRMAMDIRVPVSRVYEIVNGRRTITADTALRLARYLGTTPEFWMNLQAKYELRKIMAERADSIAAEVRPLAATR, encoded by the coding sequence ATGGCTGCACGAAAGAAAAAGCTCTCTCCTATTTTTCCCGGCGAGATTCTGCTCGAGGATTACTTGAGGCCGGCAGGTATTACGGTCAACCGGATGGCGATGGACATTCGGGTCCCGGTCTCGCGCGTCTATGAGATTGTCAACGGCCGCCGGACGATCACTGCTGACACGGCACTGCGCCTCGCGCGCTATCTCGGCACGACGCCGGAGTTCTGGATGAATCTGCAGGCGAAGTACGAACTCCGCAAAATCATGGCGGAGCGCGCTGACTCGATTGCGGCCGAAGTACGCCCGCTCGCCGCGACGCGATGA
- a CDS encoding EthD domain-containing protein, with the protein MIKLVYIIRKRDDVSDQDFHDYWLHKHGPRVASVAKAIRARKYVQSHTIMP; encoded by the coding sequence ATGATCAAGCTGGTTTACATCATTCGCAAGCGCGACGACGTTTCGGACCAGGACTTCCACGACTACTGGCTGCACAAGCACGGCCCGCGGGTCGCGAGCGTCGCCAAGGCAATCCGCGCGCGCAAGTACGTCCAGAGCCACACGATCATGCCG